The stretch of DNA TTGTAATAAGTAATACCGATCCATCACTCATTGTTCCGATTGCATTGCCAAATCCAGCTTTACAGTTCCTAACCGGTGCCTTGATAAATTCCCGAACATCCACCGGATCAGACCAAGTCCTTCCCCCATCCTGGGATCGGACCACCACAGCCCTACTAGTATACTTGTCCGTGACCAACTCGGAACCCCAATGGGCTGGTGTACGCTGATAGACCATCACAATAGTATCCCCGGCCATCGTGGCCACCGGCCAGCCGAAGTGCCAATTATTACCGAACAAGTTATTCTCAACGGGTAGTGCCACAGGATGGATTTCCAATACGCCCTTTGGATATTGGTGCAACAGAGCATCGGCTCCTAAGAGTAATGTAGTAGGCACAATTAGCTGCTCGTTACCCCGAACCTCATAGGACACGTCCGAAGGCACCTCCACTGCAAAATGTACCCTCGCAATATGACGGTTCAATGGCAAGCCACCTAAATTAACCGATAATGAGCTTTCTTCGGTGGTAACAGTAACGTCACGATTTAGAATCGGCTTCCTGTTAATCATATTTTGCCAATTACCGCCCCGAAACAAGTCAATGCTTCCGAGTACTTTAAACCCTTTCAACAAGGTAGGTCCGTCGGCACAAATTGATACGTTGCTTATCCACCCCTGCTCCGTCTCAACCGGAACAGAGAAAGACATTTTGGTAATACCGGTTACTACTTGTGTCTGAGTCCGGCCCAAATCCCACGTGTCTCCTGCAACAGAGTACTTCAAACCGATGTATCCCTCCCCTATTTGCAAGCCAGTAGGGTCAACTTCATATTCTGCGCCAACCTCCGACCCATAAAAGGCGCCGATTTCTAGATCATCCCCAGTAACTAGGCGGAACTGTCCTACTGCGCTACGGCTAACCGGCTCTAAGTGTACAGACAATGCAGCGTTCTTACTAACCTGCGCAACCGCCTGACTATTTCCTTGTACCCCTTGGAGCCACCACGATACTCCTACCGGAACATAGACTTGGGTACTTTTGGTCAGCTGTACGCTAGAATCACTGACGCGAGGGACCACTTGGCTCGAATAGGCTGGCACCGCAATATGTCCGCGGTACAAATACTCGCCGCGTGTAAGATCATAGACAGAGATATCGACCTGATGCTGAACAGGACAGTAACTAATCACCGTCTGATATTGATGCCCTATTTGCGGTGTATGAGAAGCCAACTGTAAACTAGTTAAGGCAGATGTTCCAACCTGCGAAAAGCTCGCATCTCCTTCTACTGTAAGCCACCACTGGGAGAACCAGGAATTATCTTTA from Limnochordia bacterium encodes:
- a CDS encoding glycoside hydrolase: MNRRLASLIISLGLMLSTGGIGYCSQLTFPVTIETHLTFGGSPKEQTSITLAGLGDGEGELLTLVWRKDNSWFSQWWLTVEGDASFSQVGTSALTSLQLASHTPQIGHQYQTVISYCPVQHQVDISVYDLTRGEYLYRGHIAVPAYSSQVVPRVSDSSVQLTKSTQVYVPVGVSWWLQGVQGNSQAVAQVSKNAALSVHLEPVSRSAVGQFRLVTGDDLEIGAFYGSEVGAEYEVDPTGLQIGEGYIGLKYSVAGDTWDLGRTQTQVVTGITKMSFSVPVETEQGWISNVSICADGPTLLKGFKVLGSIDLFRGGNWQNMINRKPILNRDVTVTTEESSLSVNLGGLPLNRHIARVHFAVEVPSDVSYEVRGNEQLIVPTTLLLGADALLHQYPKGVLEIHPVALPVENNLFGNNWHFGWPVATMAGDTIVMVYQRTPAHWGSELVTDKYTSRAVVVRSQDGGRTWSDPVDVREFIKAPVRNCKAGFGNAIGTMSDGSVLLITTYGVFRSIDAGATWDHIPDAFGGMQLSGPVTNMGPRIIEHPEYGAIAFGHCEEKEGNIADEIWIRYSRDLGTTWHELSQILPSFVKAVEPAALQLDNRVVLLTRSHGSYDASDQTWRYVELVSTEYEPLLFEAHRTNIKAYDVRALSGNGGFGPWSQDTVDLSFNPITHRVEAVVTNRCGGGQGREHEHSHMTLNLWSIDPDDLFAGGSNWRFETTLWAKEGITPVNSDRGLHADGMHPGAAVIDEERGLQYVYVYLGFTEGPAGIFQITRTLDTEQLSCLPPWEGR